The following are encoded in a window of Salvelinus fontinalis isolate EN_2023a chromosome 40, ASM2944872v1, whole genome shotgun sequence genomic DNA:
- the LOC129839461 gene encoding trichohyalin-like, with protein sequence MERVVEMANNGGFSLAGPSTTPRKRQVRFSARHDILLLREVIAQNPFCSKESGRIWARVGEIITAALQDESFEVDARRCRERTMLLLDYYKKQDFPSLRRFGTERLYAQKEDLLHEVLELEAEKGLLASGESKYQDEELRKRALEELASLPEQDKPIIISTQTGQPKVPTTPEPEEQQEDLAELSLVSAAPMAKQPCQCCCQTYSEILSFLEKRSEAEQRLREEELLLRREELEIQRSKITLERERLGAERKERERRFELESQERQVILDLLKEKVLKG encoded by the exons ATGGAACGTGTGGTGGAGATGGCAAATAACGGTG GTTTCTCCCTCGCCGGCCCCTCCACCACTCCCCGCAAGCGACAGGTGCGATTCTCCGCCCGCCACGACATCCTGCTGCTCCGTGAGGTCATTGCTCAGAACCCGTTCTGTTCCAAGGAGTCGGGTCGTATCTGGGCCCGTGTCGGGGAGATCATCACTGCTGCCCTGCAGGACGAGAGTTTCGAGGTGGACGCCCGGCGTTGCAGGGAGAGGACCATGCTGCTGCTGGACTACTACAAGAAGCAGGACTTCCCCAGCCTACGCAG GTTTGGGACAGAGAGGCTGTATGCCCAGAAAGAAGACCTACTCCACGAGGTGTTGGAGCTGGAGGCAGAGAAGGGTCTTCTTGCCAGCGGGGAGAGTAAGTACCAGGATGAGGAACTCAGGAAACGAGCGTTGGAAGAGCTGGCTAGTCTACCAGAGCAGGACAAACCCATCATTATCTCCACACAAACAGGACAACCCAAAG TCCCCACAACCCCAGAGCCCGAGGAGCAGCAGGAGGACCTGGCGGAGCTCTCGCTAGTCTCGGCGGCGCCCATGGCCAAGCAGCCTTGCCAATGCTGCTGCCAGACCTACTCAGAGATCCTCAGCTTCCTGGAGAAGCGCTCGGAGGCGGAACAACGATTGCGGGAGGAGGAGCTATTGCTGAGGAGGGAGGAGCTAGAGATCCAGAGGAGTAAGatcactctggagagagagaggctgggggcagagaggaaggagagggagaggaggttcgAGCTGGAGAGCCAGGAAAGACAGGTCATATTGGACCTGCTAAAGGAGAAGGTGCTCAAAGGATGA
- the LOC129839460 gene encoding cytoglobin-2-like, with translation MESPRDVGGETMERGERPERAEPLTDAEREIIQNTWVHVYENCEDVGVSVLIRFFVNFPSAKQYFSQFQDMDDPEEMERSVQLRHHARQVMGAINKVVENLHDPEKVSSVLALVGKAHAVKHKVEPMYFKILCGVLLEVFSEDFPEFFTAEVQMVWTKLMGAVYWHVTGAYTEVGWVQLSSSAV, from the exons ATGGAGTCGCCGAGAGACGTAGGAGGAGAGACGATGGAGCGTGGGGAGCGGCCGGAGCGGGCCGAGCCGCTGACCGATGCCGAGCGGGAGATCATCCAGAACACCTGGGTACACGTCTACGAGAACTGTGAGGACGTGGGCGTGTCGGTCCTCATAAG GTTCTTTGTGAACTTCCCATCGGCCAAGCAGTACTTCAGCCAGTTTCAGGACATGGATGACCCAGAGGAGATGGAGCGCAGTGTCCAGCTGAGGCACCACGCCCGCCAGGTGATGGGCGCCATCAACAAGGTGGTGGAGAACCTCCACGACCCAGAAAAGGTGTCCTCTGTTCTTGCTCTGGTGGGCAAGGCGCATGCTGTCAAACACAAGGTGGAGCCTATGTACTTTAAG ATCCTGTGTGGTGTACTGCTGGAGGTGTTCTCGGAGGACTTCCCAGAATTCTTCACGGCAGAAGTGCAAATGGTGTGGACCAAACTGATGGGGGCGGTGTACTGGCATGTGACGGGCGCCTACACAGAGGTTGGCTGGGTGCAGCTCTCCAGCTCGGCAGTGTGA